In Thalassotalea sp. Sam97, a single window of DNA contains:
- a CDS encoding septal ring lytic transglycosylase RlpA family protein: MLVTISMFGCQTSSRYSQKHDSIPTRLPTEQELQEPQPKVLEKSRGGNKDYRVFGVPYQVMSSAEGYSETGIASWYGKKFHGHLTSNGEIYDMYGFSAAHKSLPLPTYAQVTNLANNRKIIVRVNDRGPFHQDRLIDLSYSAAYKLGMLDKGTARVKVEAITRSNISRFVTEPEQASQSQVAKVTPVKPTKPHATQLTTNSAFFKPYIHVLVTRNKTLADNTAKGMRFLMQVPVSLSEKNELFRVQIGPISSAEQAKQLLASLHNQGYPEAYPLFSLK; this comes from the coding sequence ATGCTTGTAACAATAAGCATGTTCGGTTGTCAGACGTCATCACGATATTCACAAAAGCACGATTCCATTCCTACTCGACTACCTACTGAGCAAGAGCTACAAGAGCCCCAACCTAAGGTGTTGGAAAAGAGTCGTGGAGGCAATAAAGATTACCGAGTATTTGGTGTTCCTTATCAAGTGATGAGCAGTGCAGAGGGTTATAGCGAAACAGGTATCGCCTCATGGTATGGTAAAAAGTTTCATGGCCACTTAACATCCAATGGTGAAATCTACGACATGTACGGCTTTAGTGCGGCCCATAAATCGCTGCCACTACCTACATACGCGCAAGTCACTAATTTAGCCAATAACCGTAAGATCATTGTCCGTGTGAATGACCGTGGTCCATTTCATCAAGACCGATTGATTGATCTCTCCTACAGCGCCGCATATAAACTGGGTATGCTGGATAAAGGAACCGCGCGCGTTAAGGTTGAAGCCATTACCCGGAGTAACATTAGTCGCTTTGTTACTGAACCAGAGCAGGCCAGTCAATCACAAGTTGCCAAAGTCACCCCAGTTAAACCCACCAAACCGCACGCAACACAATTAACAACCAATAGTGCGTTTTTTAAGCCCTACATTCATGTATTGGTGACTCGTAATAAAACGTTGGCTGACAATACCGCCAAAGGCATGCGATTTTTAATGCAAGTTCCTGTTTCATTGAGCGAAAAAAATGAACTTTTTCGCGTGCAAATAGGACCAATATCAAGTGCAGAGCAAGCAAAGCAGTTATTGGCAAGTCTACACAACCAAGGTTACCCAGAAGCATACCCACTATTTTCGCTAAAATAG
- the rodA gene encoding rod shape-determining protein RodA — MIRNTGQDHAKRKTLMERIHIDLPLLFGLLVLMSLGLAVIYSAGGQDMDLVVRQVIRLGVALGVMFVVAQIPPSFYQRWVFAIFVIGLLLLVCVLLFGYASKGAQRWLDLGFTRFQPSEIMKLVVPMTTAWFISRYDLPAKTKHIVIAFALVMIPTLLIAKQPDLGTSLLVASSGIFVLFLAGASWRLIGVCAGLLSAFLPILWMFLMRDYQKQRVLTFLNPEEDPLGAGYHIIQSKIAIGSGGLSGKGWLQGTQSQLEFLPERHTDFIFAVFSEEFGLFGVIGLLLIYLYIVVRGLWIAVNAQEAFTKLLAGSLTLTFFVYVFVNIGMVSGILPVVGVPLPLVSYGGTSMVTLMAGFGVLMAISTHRRLIS; from the coding sequence ATGATACGAAACACAGGCCAAGACCACGCTAAACGAAAAACCTTAATGGAGCGCATTCATATTGATTTACCGCTGCTATTTGGTTTATTGGTGCTCATGTCGCTAGGCCTTGCGGTTATTTATAGTGCAGGTGGTCAGGATATGGATCTCGTGGTTCGGCAGGTTATTCGTCTTGGCGTTGCCCTTGGTGTGATGTTCGTTGTCGCGCAAATACCGCCATCGTTCTATCAACGCTGGGTTTTTGCAATTTTTGTGATAGGTCTATTACTGCTCGTTTGTGTATTACTTTTTGGTTATGCCAGTAAAGGCGCACAACGCTGGCTTGACCTAGGTTTTACCCGCTTTCAGCCTTCTGAGATCATGAAATTAGTGGTGCCGATGACCACCGCTTGGTTTATTTCACGCTACGATTTACCGGCGAAAACCAAGCACATTGTTATCGCGTTTGCGTTGGTTATGATCCCAACCCTGCTTATTGCCAAGCAACCAGATCTGGGTACCTCGTTACTGGTAGCAAGTTCTGGTATCTTCGTACTGTTTCTGGCCGGTGCAAGCTGGCGTTTAATTGGCGTATGTGCGGGCTTACTATCTGCCTTTTTGCCAATATTGTGGATGTTTTTGATGCGCGATTATCAAAAGCAACGAGTACTCACCTTTTTAAACCCGGAGGAAGACCCGCTAGGCGCTGGTTACCATATTATCCAATCGAAAATTGCTATAGGCTCGGGTGGACTATCAGGTAAAGGTTGGCTACAAGGTACCCAATCTCAACTTGAATTTTTGCCGGAACGGCATACTGACTTTATTTTTGCCGTATTTAGTGAAGAGTTTGGTTTATTTGGGGTGATCGGCTTATTACTGATTTATTTATACATAGTTGTGCGTGGTTTATGGATTGCCGTGAATGCACAAGAAGCCTTTACCAAGCTCTTAGCAGGAAGCCTGACACTGACGTTTTTCGTTTATGTATTTGTTAATATCGGCATGGTTTCAGGCATATTGCCGGTAGTAGGCGTCCCGCTACCCTTGGTAAGTTATGGCGGTACCTCAATGGTGACACTGATGGCAGGGTTTGGTGTTTTAATGGCGATTAGTACCCATCGACGTTTGATCTCATAA